Proteins encoded by one window of Thermococcus sp. Bubb.Bath:
- a CDS encoding 30S ribosomal protein S6e → MATFKVVVSNPKSGIARQIEIEGEAAEKLVGKRIGDEIPVSELGINLSEIFGEEIPGNAKLKIKGGTDRDGFPMRPDVHGPRRVKILLSRGPGFKPKERGERRKKTVRGNTISPDIVQINAILVF, encoded by the coding sequence ATGGCTACATTTAAGGTTGTTGTGTCGAACCCAAAGAGCGGAATTGCCAGGCAGATAGAGATTGAGGGAGAAGCAGCGGAGAAACTCGTTGGAAAGAGGATCGGGGACGAGATTCCCGTCAGCGAGCTCGGAATAAACCTCTCCGAGATATTCGGTGAGGAGATACCCGGGAACGCCAAGCTCAAGATAAAGGGCGGCACTGACAGGGACGGATTCCCCATGAGGCCGGACGTTCACGGCCCGAGAAGGGTCAAGATTCTCCTCTCACGCGGCCCCGGCTTCAAGCCGAAGGAGAGGGGCGAGAGGAGGAAGAAGACCGTCCGTGGCAACACCATCAGCCCGGACATCGTTCAGATCAACGCGATCCTCGTCTTCTGA
- a CDS encoding monovalent cation/H+ antiporter subunit D family protein: MIAVMVALPLLFAFLTALTVPLRMERYAKYSFLTGALSPWLIYPFLEKGSEVVGGWPKIGSIEVAFDAYNSLIILGEFILFSAVALYSIIYFKKEIKALVLLLLVHVGLLGAFISRDLFNFYIFMEIASVSSFALVGFSGGKEATRAAYKYLMLSLLASYFFVFSIGIIYLKTGYLNLELVSQAPPSKEIRAAVAVAFTSLLLKAGIFPLHLWLPDAHANAPSPVSALLSGAVVKAPAYGMVLLSLYLPPPENLRNALLVLAFSSMFFGVGAMLLERDIKRFLAYSTVSQMGYVLLGIATLNPLGALYYAFAHMLFKGGLFLSAGAMVDKAKTRELERLSYRGDPILMTSVLMLSLAISGIWPFVGSPAKAALLKGLPYGKELFYLAGLGTLASFTKLNYYLMKGEGKGYGFTVLPSLIMALATLLAGIWLGSSPKAVDAYLLLGGVVLFLLLRTSGALNAKLPRTEITPRDVNMGAALFALFLLLLLHLSQS, translated from the coding sequence GTGATAGCCGTCATGGTAGCTCTTCCGCTCCTCTTCGCTTTCCTTACGGCCCTCACGGTTCCCCTGAGAATGGAGAGGTATGCCAAGTACTCCTTCCTGACTGGAGCACTGTCGCCTTGGTTGATCTACCCATTCCTCGAGAAAGGAAGCGAAGTGGTCGGCGGCTGGCCGAAAATAGGGAGCATAGAGGTGGCTTTCGACGCCTACAACTCCCTCATAATCCTCGGTGAGTTTATCCTCTTCTCCGCCGTAGCCCTGTACTCCATCATCTATTTCAAAAAGGAAATAAAGGCCCTTGTACTGCTCCTCCTTGTCCACGTGGGCCTCCTCGGGGCCTTCATAAGCAGGGACCTCTTCAACTTCTACATCTTCATGGAGATAGCCTCGGTGTCTTCCTTCGCATTGGTGGGCTTCTCCGGAGGAAAAGAGGCAACCAGGGCGGCTTACAAGTACCTCATGCTCTCGCTCCTAGCTTCCTACTTCTTCGTGTTCTCGATAGGCATCATCTACCTTAAGACCGGCTACCTGAACCTCGAACTGGTTTCCCAGGCTCCACCCTCAAAGGAAATAAGGGCGGCCGTCGCAGTGGCCTTCACATCGCTCCTCCTCAAGGCCGGAATCTTCCCCCTCCACCTGTGGCTCCCCGATGCACACGCCAACGCTCCATCTCCGGTCTCGGCGCTCCTCTCTGGTGCGGTTGTCAAGGCCCCAGCCTACGGTATGGTACTCCTCTCGCTCTACCTCCCACCCCCCGAGAACCTTAGAAATGCCCTCCTCGTCCTGGCTTTCTCCTCGATGTTCTTCGGCGTCGGGGCCATGCTGCTGGAGAGGGACATAAAGCGCTTTTTAGCTTACTCGACGGTTTCCCAGATGGGCTACGTCCTCCTCGGTATAGCGACCCTCAACCCGCTGGGGGCCCTCTACTACGCCTTCGCCCACATGCTCTTCAAGGGTGGTCTCTTCCTCTCCGCTGGGGCCATGGTGGACAAAGCCAAAACGAGGGAACTTGAGAGGCTTTCCTACAGGGGTGATCCAATCCTGATGACCTCGGTCCTTATGCTCAGCCTTGCGATAAGTGGGATATGGCCATTTGTCGGCTCTCCGGCAAAGGCTGCCCTTCTTAAAGGGCTACCATATGGTAAGGAACTGTTCTACCTCGCAGGTCTGGGGACGCTCGCTTCCTTCACAAAGCTCAACTACTACCTGATGAAGGGAGAAGGGAAGGGGTACGGTTTCACAGTGCTCCCGTCTCTGATAATGGCGCTCGCAACGCTCCTCGCCGGCATTTGGCTTGGAAGCTCTCCAAAGGCGGTGGACGCTTACCTGCTCCTGGGTGGAGTGGTGCTTTTCCTGCTTCTCAGAACGAGCGGTGCACTCAACGCGAAGCTCCCAAGAACGGAGATAACGCCGAGGGACGTGAACATGGGCGCGGCCCTCTTCGCCCTCTTTCTGCTCCTCCTACTCCACCTCTCTCAGAGTTAG
- a CDS encoding MFS transporter — MPLPSYLGFKRDAYLLVAYSFLGWLVGNIAWFILPFYFKSLGMSYSEIGTIFSISTLTQATLLLFAGPITVKLRYHRSLLLALLLFLTGRGLQVTYTRFEAFAVASTLFGFGMALEGPALMSILSEEASDEDRHYLFSLNSAMGTFGAGFGMLLGGVLPGMFEGEPYRAALLVAFFFIPLQMFLVFLVSPVAGGEVREIRFSKGLALRIAKFSLPSALIGLGAGITIPYMGCGSAGALRHR; from the coding sequence ATGCCTCTCCCCAGCTATCTTGGGTTCAAGCGCGACGCATACCTTCTTGTGGCCTACTCCTTCCTCGGCTGGTTAGTGGGCAACATAGCCTGGTTCATCCTCCCCTTTTACTTTAAGTCCCTCGGAATGAGCTATTCAGAAATCGGGACGATATTCTCCATTTCAACGCTGACACAGGCGACACTCCTTCTCTTCGCCGGACCTATAACGGTTAAGCTCCGATACCACAGGTCCCTCCTCCTCGCCCTTCTCCTGTTCTTAACGGGGAGAGGGCTTCAAGTCACGTATACAAGGTTTGAGGCCTTTGCCGTTGCCTCCACCCTCTTCGGATTCGGGATGGCACTCGAAGGTCCGGCCTTGATGTCCATCCTGAGCGAAGAAGCCAGTGACGAGGACAGGCACTACCTCTTTTCTCTCAACTCGGCCATGGGGACTTTTGGAGCCGGCTTCGGGATGCTCCTGGGAGGGGTTCTCCCGGGCATGTTCGAAGGGGAGCCATATCGAGCGGCACTTCTAGTTGCATTCTTTTTCATCCCCCTTCAGATGTTTCTTGTTTTCCTCGTATCGCCAGTAGCAGGAGGAGAAGTGAGGGAGATTAGGTTTTCAAAGGGACTAGCCCTTAGGATAGCTAAGTTCTCCCTTCCAAGTGCCCTCATAGGGTTGGGCGCAGGTATAACTATACCATACATGGGCTGTGGTTCAGCAGGCGCTTTGAGACATCGTTAA
- a CDS encoding ribose 1,5-bisphosphate isomerase, with the protein MAVVKEVLEIARQIENMEIRGAGKIARYAAYALQLQAEKSEAKDVNEFWKDMKKAAKILYETRPTAVSLPNALRYVMHRGKIAYSSGADFEQLKFIIINAAKEFIHNSENAVKRIGEIGAKRIEDGDVIMTHCHSKAAVSVMKTAWEQGKDIKVIVTETRPKWQGKITAKELASYGIPVIYVVDSAARHYMKMTDKVVMGADSITANGAVINKIGTALIALTAKEHRVWTMIAAETYKFHPETMLGQLVEIEMRDPTEVIPEEELKEWPKNIEVWNPAFDVTPPEYVDVIITEKSILPPYAAIDILKEEFGWALKYSEPWED; encoded by the coding sequence ATGGCAGTGGTGAAGGAAGTCCTTGAAATCGCCCGGCAGATCGAGAACATGGAGATTAGGGGAGCCGGGAAGATAGCCCGCTATGCCGCCTATGCCCTCCAGCTTCAGGCTGAGAAGAGCGAGGCAAAGGACGTTAACGAGTTCTGGAAGGACATGAAGAAGGCGGCCAAAATCCTCTATGAGACCAGGCCGACGGCGGTTTCCCTGCCCAACGCGCTTCGTTACGTGATGCACAGGGGAAAGATAGCCTACTCGAGCGGGGCGGACTTCGAGCAGCTTAAGTTCATCATAATAAACGCCGCCAAGGAGTTCATCCACAACTCTGAGAACGCTGTCAAGAGGATTGGAGAAATTGGGGCCAAGAGGATAGAGGACGGGGACGTCATAATGACGCACTGTCACAGCAAAGCGGCCGTAAGCGTTATGAAGACCGCGTGGGAGCAGGGCAAGGACATAAAGGTCATCGTTACCGAGACGAGGCCCAAGTGGCAGGGTAAGATAACGGCGAAGGAGCTTGCCTCCTACGGTATCCCGGTTATCTATGTGGTCGATTCAGCGGCGAGGCACTACATGAAAATGACAGACAAGGTCGTCATGGGCGCCGACAGCATAACCGCCAACGGGGCAGTGATAAACAAGATCGGAACTGCCCTGATAGCCCTCACAGCCAAGGAACACCGCGTTTGGACGATGATTGCAGCGGAGACATACAAGTTCCACCCCGAAACCATGCTCGGCCAGCTCGTCGAGATAGAGATGCGCGATCCAACCGAGGTCATTCCAGAGGAGGAGCTCAAGGAGTGGCCGAAGAACATAGAGGTCTGGAACCCAGCCTTCGATGTAACACCACCGGAGTACGTGGACGTCATCATCACCGAGAAGAGCATACTCCCGCCGTATGCAGCCATAGACATTCTGAAGGAGGAGTTCGGCTGGGCCCTGAAGTACAGCGAGCCCTGGGAGGACTGA
- a CDS encoding MFS transporter produces MHGLWFSRRFETSLSSIGGLFALQQFIMGFGTFVLPAIADRVGSVKTIVAFNGSASGLIVGMPFLPSFQLAAVVYIIRTILMNIVNPIRDAFMMLFFPGGERPTALAIRNFSWTLTFGIGQYLGGYVFDRSLTIPFLMTETLYGLSMATFWALFAGEDHGRTREPTNA; encoded by the coding sequence ATACATGGGCTGTGGTTCAGCAGGCGCTTTGAGACATCGTTAAGCAGCATTGGAGGGCTCTTCGCCCTGCAGCAGTTCATAATGGGGTTCGGGACTTTCGTCCTTCCGGCGATAGCGGACAGAGTTGGGAGCGTCAAGACGATAGTTGCTTTCAACGGCAGCGCGAGCGGGCTGATAGTGGGGATGCCTTTCCTCCCATCATTCCAGCTCGCGGCAGTGGTTTATATAATCCGGACAATACTAATGAACATCGTGAACCCTATCCGGGATGCATTCATGATGCTCTTCTTTCCTGGGGGAGAACGTCCAACGGCGCTCGCCATAAGGAACTTCTCTTGGACACTCACCTTTGGAATCGGACAGTACCTGGGGGGATACGTCTTCGACCGCTCCCTCACGATACCCTTCCTCATGACTGAGACACTTTACGGTCTATCAATGGCAACATTCTGGGCCCTCTTCGCCGGTGAAGACCATGGGAGAACGCGCGAACCGACGAACGCTTGA
- a CDS encoding 4Fe-4S dicluster domain-containing protein — protein sequence MKSVGLKAKLARKFVYTVFPDVRKYTSIKPAFGNSPDSPEGRLVPEVVALHGKPGIHILKMVLVLPYLLGTAYYARKSVTSVRRNPERGKKIAPPEFFEELELYAKSLGVLEVGYTKLTPDLVFSNRAVLFENAIVLIGEMRKGEIAKAPGVRAGIEVWRTYYRLTKAAYKIAEFLRKGGYNAQPDPAVGGSTNFPLLAQKAGLGHIGKYGLLITPENGPSVRIGVVYTDLELPYTDERVWEYEWIPDFCDRCNACVRACPAQAIYTTPKRENGREVHVDYKKCAVVFSRTLGCSVCVKECTFTKGDYGKIKRAYERVVEKEKASKTPS from the coding sequence GTGAAATCCGTGGGTCTCAAGGCCAAGCTCGCGAGGAAGTTCGTCTACACGGTCTTCCCGGACGTAAGGAAGTACACAAGCATTAAGCCGGCCTTTGGGAACTCGCCAGACTCTCCAGAGGGCCGGCTGGTGCCTGAGGTAGTTGCGTTGCACGGAAAGCCAGGAATCCACATCCTCAAGATGGTCCTCGTTCTTCCCTATCTCCTGGGTACGGCTTACTACGCTCGAAAGAGTGTGACAAGCGTAAGGAGGAACCCGGAGAGGGGCAAAAAGATCGCCCCGCCGGAGTTCTTTGAGGAACTTGAGCTCTATGCAAAATCCCTCGGCGTTTTGGAGGTCGGCTACACGAAGCTTACTCCGGACCTGGTCTTCTCCAACAGGGCTGTTCTCTTCGAGAACGCGATAGTGCTCATAGGAGAGATGCGGAAGGGAGAGATAGCGAAGGCACCCGGCGTTAGGGCTGGAATTGAGGTTTGGAGAACCTACTACCGCTTGACCAAGGCAGCGTACAAGATAGCGGAGTTTTTGAGGAAGGGGGGCTACAACGCCCAGCCCGACCCGGCCGTTGGTGGAAGCACGAACTTTCCGCTTCTGGCCCAGAAAGCCGGCCTCGGCCACATAGGCAAGTACGGCCTTTTGATAACCCCTGAAAACGGGCCGAGCGTGAGGATAGGGGTGGTTTACACTGATTTAGAGCTTCCCTACACTGACGAGCGCGTTTGGGAATACGAGTGGATTCCGGACTTCTGTGACCGCTGCAACGCGTGCGTTAGGGCCTGCCCGGCTCAAGCTATTTACACAACGCCGAAGAGGGAAAACGGCCGGGAGGTGCACGTGGACTACAAGAAGTGCGCCGTCGTCTTCTCAAGAACCCTCGGCTGTTCGGTCTGCGTAAAGGAGTGCACGTTCACGAAGGGGGACTATGGGAAAATAAAGCGGGCCTATGAGAGGGTAGTAGAAAAAGAGAAGGCCTCTAAAACACCGAGCTGA
- a CDS encoding Na+/H+ antiporter subunit E encodes MGRVHFYLRERLDEVRGRVLYESYEARKLPPWERVGITWLTLFASWLVVSGKFSPPHIVTGALVTLLIAIITRDFLTEDIRQTGHLLSKAAYIFLFLVPQYLFIMAFRLLESNLRVVKNVILMDINPGIVKVKSDLHSNAGLTVLANSITLTPGTLTLDVSKKLGEAYLYIHWIDVEALDQQKAGVKIKGELEEWLKKIFW; translated from the coding sequence ATGGGAAGGGTACACTTCTACCTACGTGAGAGACTGGACGAGGTTAGGGGTAGGGTTCTCTACGAGAGCTACGAGGCGAGAAAACTTCCCCCTTGGGAAAGGGTGGGGATCACGTGGCTGACCCTCTTCGCCTCCTGGCTCGTCGTAAGCGGCAAGTTCTCACCCCCTCACATTGTCACGGGGGCTCTCGTGACGCTCCTGATAGCGATTATAACGAGGGACTTCCTCACAGAGGACATACGACAGACGGGACACCTCCTCTCAAAGGCGGCCTACATATTCCTATTCCTCGTCCCTCAGTACCTATTCATAATGGCCTTCCGGCTCCTTGAGAGCAACCTAAGGGTCGTCAAGAACGTCATCCTCATGGACATAAACCCCGGGATAGTTAAGGTGAAGTCCGACCTCCACTCCAACGCCGGCTTAACCGTCCTCGCGAACTCCATAACGCTCACACCCGGCACTCTAACGCTCGACGTCAGCAAAAAGCTCGGTGAAGCCTACCTCTACATCCACTGGATTGATGTTGAGGCCCTCGACCAGCAGAAGGCTGGAGTAAAGATAAAGGGGGAGCTTGAAGAATGGCTGAAGAAAATCTTCTGGTAA
- a CDS encoding antibiotic biosynthesis monooxygenase, with product MAIMRLWHGRVPREKGDAYERFLIERVVPDYSSVDGLLKLYFTRRDEENETHFLLVTIWDSMESIKKFAGENPELVKYYPENDEFLLEKEKYVQHYEVFYEG from the coding sequence ATGGCGATCATGAGGCTCTGGCACGGGCGCGTGCCGAGGGAGAAGGGAGATGCCTACGAGCGATTTCTGATAGAGCGGGTGGTTCCTGACTACAGCTCCGTTGATGGGCTTTTGAAGCTCTACTTCACTAGAAGGGACGAGGAGAACGAGACCCACTTCCTGCTCGTGACGATATGGGACTCGATGGAATCCATCAAAAAGTTCGCTGGTGAGAACCCTGAGCTGGTCAAATACTACCCGGAAAACGACGAGTTCCTCCTGGAGAAGGAGAAGTACGTCCAGCACTACGAGGTATTCTACGAGGGGTGA
- a CDS encoding cation:proton antiporter subunit C — translation MINAETAGIVVMLIGLYGLMSKENPIKQVLSINVISLGLILFFMGTGYVEGGSFPIMPTNPVDPLPSTLMLTTLVVDVAITALALAMILRNGREWA, via the coding sequence GTGATTAACGCCGAAACAGCTGGAATAGTGGTCATGCTCATCGGCCTCTACGGCCTGATGTCAAAGGAGAACCCGATAAAGCAGGTGCTCTCAATCAACGTAATCTCCCTCGGCCTGATACTCTTCTTCATGGGCACCGGGTACGTCGAGGGAGGGAGCTTCCCCATAATGCCCACCAACCCGGTTGACCCCCTCCCCTCGACGCTCATGCTGACGACCCTCGTCGTTGACGTTGCCATAACCGCGCTGGCCCTGGCGATGATACTGCGCAACGGGAGGGAGTGGGCGTGA
- a CDS encoding DUF998 domain-containing protein, producing MLMKKSQLWAGLIAPLVAYSGILTAIYVNHSWWRLTDNAISDLGKLGLPHNWLLNVPLVITALLAVYYALGLPSMVRNSIEKAGIWILMAGFVFLGLIGIFPEGTSPHYYVSWGFFLTAGFGFLIAGIGMGLSGDRGMLYFTVILFALAWILALWAMRTFKGVAIPEFIGALTITVWHYSVVWKLWGSEHEAL from the coding sequence ATGTTGATGAAGAAATCGCAGTTGTGGGCTGGGCTGATAGCCCCTCTAGTTGCTTATTCCGGCATCCTCACGGCGATCTACGTGAACCACTCGTGGTGGAGGTTAACCGACAACGCGATAAGCGACCTCGGGAAGCTTGGTCTTCCCCACAACTGGCTCCTCAACGTGCCGCTCGTGATAACCGCTTTGCTCGCCGTATACTACGCTCTCGGCCTCCCAAGCATGGTAAGAAACAGCATCGAAAAGGCCGGAATCTGGATTTTGATGGCGGGCTTTGTCTTCTTGGGTTTGATAGGTATCTTCCCGGAGGGAACTTCGCCACACTACTACGTCAGCTGGGGTTTCTTCCTGACGGCAGGCTTTGGATTCCTAATAGCAGGCATCGGCATGGGACTTTCGGGGGACAGGGGTATGCTCTACTTCACGGTGATTCTCTTTGCTCTGGCCTGGATTCTCGCCCTCTGGGCCATGAGGACTTTCAAAGGTGTGGCAATACCAGAGTTCATTGGAGCGCTGACGATAACGGTCTGGCACTACTCGGTGGTGTGGAAGCTCTGGGGGAGTGAACATGAGGCACTATGA
- a CDS encoding SDR family oxidoreductase — translation MLGIDLSGKLAFTTASSKGIGFGVARVLAKAGVDVILLSRSEENLKRAKEKLKAESDVEVSYIVADLTKREDLERTVEELKDIGEPDIFFFSTGGPKPGYFMEMGMEDWEGAVKLLLYPAVYLTKALVPAMERKDFGRIVYSTSVAIKEPIPNIALSNVVRISMAGLVRTLAKELGPKGITVNGIMPGIIRTDRMIQLAKDRAEREGKTVEEALQEYAKPIPLGRLGEPEEIGYLVAFLASDLGSYINGAMIPVDGGRLSSVF, via the coding sequence ATGCTTGGCATAGACCTCTCCGGAAAGCTTGCCTTCACGACCGCTTCAAGCAAGGGCATAGGCTTCGGCGTTGCAAGGGTTCTGGCGAAGGCTGGAGTGGATGTGATACTCCTCTCACGGAGCGAGGAGAACCTGAAGAGGGCGAAGGAGAAGCTCAAGGCCGAGAGTGATGTTGAGGTGAGTTACATCGTTGCAGACCTCACCAAGAGGGAAGACCTTGAGAGAACGGTGGAGGAACTTAAAGACATCGGTGAACCTGACATATTCTTCTTCTCCACTGGTGGGCCGAAGCCGGGCTACTTCATGGAGATGGGCATGGAGGACTGGGAAGGGGCGGTTAAGCTTCTCCTCTATCCTGCGGTCTACCTGACGAAGGCGCTCGTTCCGGCTATGGAGCGGAAGGACTTTGGGAGGATAGTCTACTCCACAAGCGTCGCCATAAAGGAGCCGATACCGAACATAGCCCTCAGCAACGTGGTCAGAATCTCAATGGCAGGCTTGGTGAGAACGCTCGCTAAAGAGCTCGGGCCGAAGGGGATAACCGTAAACGGGATAATGCCCGGCATCATAAGGACGGATAGGATGATACAGCTCGCGAAGGACAGGGCTGAGAGGGAAGGCAAGACTGTTGAAGAGGCGCTCCAGGAGTACGCGAAGCCGATACCGCTCGGAAGGCTGGGAGAACCGGAGGAGATAGGCTACCTCGTGGCGTTCTTAGCCAGCGACCTCGGGAGCTACATAAACGGCGCCATGATTCCGGTTGACGGCGGAAGGCTCAGCTCGGTGTTTTAG
- a CDS encoding monovalent cation/H+ antiporter complex subunit F: MAEENLLVILPYAVAFLVFTATLVSYRVIFGPTLADKAVALNTATTKAVVIIAMLSLLYNAPYLLDVSIVLLMVNAVGGLIIAKYLEVRA, translated from the coding sequence ATGGCTGAAGAAAATCTTCTGGTAATTTTACCCTACGCGGTGGCTTTCCTCGTGTTTACTGCGACTCTGGTTAGCTACCGCGTTATTTTCGGCCCGACGCTCGCAGACAAGGCAGTCGCGCTGAACACGGCAACGACAAAGGCCGTGGTGATAATAGCGATGCTCTCGCTCCTCTACAATGCCCCCTACCTCCTCGACGTGAGCATAGTGCTCCTCATGGTCAACGCCGTCGGCGGACTCATCATAGCGAAATATCTGGAGGTGAGAGCGTGA
- a CDS encoding hydrogenase subunit MbhD domain-containing protein, with the protein MLGTIHEVLLMAIILLSVSVIEAGKLTSAVLRYGLLSLAFIIVLIQLRAPDVALSAVVVGAIVTGLFLYAIKEVGE; encoded by the coding sequence ATGCTTGGGACAATCCATGAAGTCCTCCTAATGGCGATAATACTCCTCTCGGTTTCGGTGATCGAGGCCGGGAAGCTCACCTCTGCGGTGCTACGCTACGGCCTCCTGAGCTTGGCTTTCATAATTGTGTTAATCCAACTGAGGGCTCCCGACGTTGCCCTCTCAGCTGTCGTGGTTGGGGCGATAGTCACTGGGTTGTTCCTCTACGCGATAAAGGAGGTGGGGGAGTGA
- the mnhG gene encoding monovalent cation/H(+) antiporter subunit G — MIALLFLLFGLFIMFFGALGLLRFPDVYTRLHATAKCDTGGAISILLALALAADFSLTGKLKFLVIALMIAMINPMVSHAIARAAYKSGIKPKAVVDMYAWDNP, encoded by the coding sequence GTGATAGCTCTCCTCTTCCTCCTCTTCGGACTGTTCATAATGTTCTTCGGGGCCCTCGGTTTGCTCCGCTTTCCCGACGTTTACACGAGGCTCCACGCAACTGCAAAGTGCGACACGGGGGGAGCGATAAGCATACTCCTGGCATTGGCTCTCGCCGCAGACTTCTCCCTCACTGGAAAGCTCAAGTTCCTTGTGATAGCCCTCATGATAGCCATGATAAACCCTATGGTCAGCCACGCGATAGCGAGGGCCGCCTATAAGAGTGGAATAAAGCCGAAAGCGGTGGTGGACATGTATGCTTGGGACAATCCATGA
- a CDS encoding Na(+)/H(+) antiporter subunit B encodes MKMSLVVRTTTKLVAPFLVTYGAYLTIYGYESPGGGFQAGVIFAVSVILLMTAYGYRRTRKRFPLMTVQLVESSAALFIVGVALMGLAFGAFFLNFLRPYMPGGTVMTFNIGVALKVGTSFVLVFYIMSRWVDRD; translated from the coding sequence ATGAAGATGAGCCTCGTTGTAAGGACGACGACAAAGCTCGTGGCACCTTTCCTGGTCACCTATGGAGCCTACCTTACCATCTACGGCTACGAGAGCCCGGGGGGAGGCTTTCAGGCGGGGGTTATCTTCGCCGTGAGCGTTATCCTGCTCATGACAGCCTACGGCTACAGGAGGACGAGAAAGCGCTTCCCCCTCATGACGGTCCAGCTCGTGGAGTCCTCTGCGGCCCTCTTCATAGTGGGGGTTGCACTCATGGGGCTGGCCTTCGGGGCCTTCTTCCTCAACTTCCTCCGCCCCTACATGCCGGGAGGCACCGTAATGACCTTCAACATAGGAGTTGCCCTAAAGGTTGGGACTTCCTTTGTCCTCGTCTTTTACATCATGTCGAGGTGGGTTGACCGTGATTAA
- the xerA gene encoding site-specific tyrosine recombinase/integron integrase, with the protein MSLRAAAIEISENVEETIEEFATYLDLEGKSQHTVRMYTYYVRRYLEWGGSLSARSALRFLTRLRKSGYSSKSLNLVVQALRSYFRFEGADDEAEKLKPPKVPKSLPKALSREEVKRILSVIPPTRKRDRLIFLLLYGAGLRVSELCNLKIGDVDFERGFIVVRGGKGAKDRVVPVSSALLDEIRSYLSTRNDDSEYLIVEERRKKKDKLSPRNVWYLLREYGVRAGVKVTPHMLRHSFATHMLERGVDIRAIQELLGHSNLSTTQIYTKVTAEHLKKAQEQARLLESLQGEE; encoded by the coding sequence ATGTCCCTCAGAGCCGCAGCCATCGAGATCTCTGAAAACGTGGAGGAGACTATCGAGGAGTTCGCCACCTACCTTGACTTGGAAGGGAAGAGCCAGCACACAGTCAGGATGTACACCTACTACGTGAGGCGCTATCTGGAATGGGGTGGCAGTTTGAGCGCCCGCTCCGCCCTCCGCTTTCTCACCCGGCTTAGAAAATCCGGCTATTCCAGCAAGAGCCTCAACCTCGTGGTGCAGGCCCTCCGGTCCTACTTTCGCTTTGAGGGAGCCGACGATGAGGCCGAGAAGCTAAAGCCTCCCAAAGTTCCCAAGAGCCTCCCCAAGGCCCTGAGCAGGGAGGAAGTTAAGAGGATACTCTCGGTTATTCCTCCCACAAGAAAGAGGGATAGGCTCATCTTTCTCCTTCTCTACGGTGCCGGTTTGCGCGTCAGCGAACTCTGCAACCTCAAGATAGGCGATGTTGACTTCGAGAGGGGCTTCATCGTTGTGCGCGGGGGAAAAGGGGCAAAGGACAGGGTCGTGCCGGTCTCCAGTGCCCTTCTGGATGAAATCCGTTCCTATCTCTCAACGAGGAACGATGACAGTGAGTACCTCATCGTCGAGGAGAGGCGCAAGAAAAAGGACAAACTCTCCCCTAGAAACGTCTGGTACCTCCTGAGGGAATACGGGGTTCGCGCTGGAGTGAAGGTTACCCCCCACATGCTCCGCCACAGCTTCGCCACCCACATGCTCGAAAGGGGAGTTGACATAAGGGCCATCCAGGAGCTCCTCGGACATTCAAACCTCTCAACGACCCAGATTTACACTAAGGTGACTGCAGAACATCTAAAGAAGGCGCAGGAGCAGGCAAGACTGCTTGAGTCCCTCCAAGGAGAAGAGTAA
- a CDS encoding ACT domain-containing protein: MRHYELIKVKEDGAVEIPLEFAYELGLVKGAYFLVEVDTNLKEAHMERIALPGKKLVEVELVVEDRPGVLARVSGLFGKHGINILFNESEELSELGLAAIVAIVDVSGSRIPLEELEKALTGLEEVRELTLREVE, translated from the coding sequence ATGAGGCACTATGAACTCATAAAGGTTAAAGAGGACGGGGCGGTGGAAATCCCGCTTGAGTTCGCCTACGAGCTCGGGCTCGTTAAGGGGGCGTACTTCCTGGTAGAGGTTGATACCAACCTCAAAGAGGCCCACATGGAGAGGATAGCCCTGCCAGGGAAGAAGCTTGTAGAGGTCGAGCTGGTTGTGGAGGACAGGCCCGGGGTTCTGGCCAGGGTCAGCGGGCTCTTTGGAAAGCACGGGATAAACATCCTCTTTAACGAGAGCGAGGAGCTGTCCGAGCTGGGTCTCGCAGCGATAGTTGCAATAGTGGACGTCAGTGGGAGCAGGATCCCCCTTGAGGAGCTTGAAAAGGCCCTTACGGGGCTGGAGGAAGTCAGGGAGCTAACTCTGAGAGAGGTGGAGTAG